The following proteins are co-located in the Methylomonas sp. 11b genome:
- a CDS encoding NF038132 family protein, translating into MKITRIPLIALSLSGALVIPAAQASNISLNSNTWTASGAAGLIYGDNTVNNSPTGNAQFGYVSTSGGVYDVSPLVLRDEGRGTKNQTNGSKIQSNAFNANANDTVTLQFNYISTDGRGYDDYAWARLVNADTNNTAAWLFTARSTNSANGNVVPGNVLNRQVDNNLPDELDAVLNDGNTIGFAVAGTNWTPLGGSSGVCWDNANTCGPTGWIKSAYSFTATGSYFLEFGVINWGDEAFDTALAFDFGGLQQVNFSGVTIVPPPAAVPLPGGFLLMSLGMGLVSAISRINKFAGES; encoded by the coding sequence ATGAAAATTACGCGTATTCCCCTGATCGCCCTTAGTTTGAGCGGAGCGCTTGTGATACCTGCCGCACAAGCTTCCAATATATCCTTAAACAGTAACACCTGGACGGCAAGCGGCGCAGCAGGGCTGATTTACGGGGACAACACGGTCAATAATTCACCGACGGGAAACGCTCAGTTCGGTTACGTGTCGACATCTGGCGGTGTCTATGATGTTTCGCCTTTGGTTCTGAGAGATGAAGGACGCGGCACCAAGAACCAAACCAATGGCTCGAAAATTCAATCGAATGCTTTCAATGCCAATGCAAATGACACTGTGACTTTACAATTCAATTACATTTCAACCGATGGTCGCGGTTACGACGACTATGCCTGGGCACGCTTGGTCAATGCGGATACTAACAATACAGCCGCCTGGTTGTTTACAGCGCGCAGCACCAATTCCGCTAACGGGAATGTCGTACCGGGTAATGTGTTGAACCGTCAGGTAGATAACAACTTACCGGATGAACTCGATGCCGTATTGAATGACGGTAACACCATTGGCTTTGCTGTAGCTGGCACAAATTGGACCCCATTGGGTGGCTCAAGCGGCGTTTGCTGGGATAACGCCAACACCTGTGGCCCGACCGGCTGGATTAAGTCTGCTTACTCGTTCACCGCAACGGGATCGTATTTTCTTGAGTTTGGGGTAATCAATTGGGGCGACGAAGCGTTTGACACTGCACTCGCTTTTGATTTTGGCGGACTACAGCAAGTGAATTTCAGCGGTGTCACAATAGTACCGCCACCAGCGGCTGTACCTCTGCCTGGCGGCTTCCTGCTGATGTCTTTGGGCATGGGCTTAGTAAGCGCAATCTCTCGCATAAATAAATTTGCCGGCGAATCCTAA
- the dut gene encoding dUTP diphosphatase, producing MKKIQLKILDPRLGQEIALPAYATHGSAGLDLRACLDQALTLQPGETALIPTGLAIHIDDPHLAAVLLPRSGLGHKHGIVLGNLVGLIDSDYQGQIFISCWNRGNSPFTVEIGERVAQMVFVPVVQAEFECVAEFDESHRGSGGFGHSGRH from the coding sequence ATGAAAAAAATCCAGTTAAAAATTCTTGATCCGCGCCTGGGCCAGGAGATTGCTTTGCCCGCCTACGCTACCCATGGCTCTGCGGGACTGGATTTGCGCGCTTGCCTGGATCAGGCTTTGACCTTGCAACCCGGCGAAACGGCTTTGATACCCACCGGCCTGGCCATTCATATCGACGATCCGCATTTGGCGGCGGTATTGCTGCCGCGCTCTGGACTGGGGCATAAGCATGGCATTGTGCTGGGTAATTTGGTGGGCTTGATCGACTCGGATTATCAGGGACAGATTTTTATCTCCTGCTGGAATCGCGGCAACAGCCCGTTTACCGTCGAGATAGGCGAGCGTGTCGCGCAAATGGTGTTTGTGCCGGTGGTGCAGGCCGAGTTCGAGTGTGTGGCCGAGTTCGACGAAAGCCATCGCGGCAGCGGCGGTTTTGGGCACAGCGGCCGGCACTAA
- a CDS encoding transglycosylase SLT domain-containing protein — translation MNLKRQSLLALCLGFAAQIGNAQDAAPVNLEQIRKTAADFEHGRTVKQDYHQAFDMYCKAALQGDAESAYSIGFMYFNGRGLTRSIPLASHWFKLAAEHGDTHAQQMLIRFGDVTPSEDPACQPQAPEPEVKLVAEPNPKRELVEAWVKEIAPIYSIDPQLIMAVIQAESAFNPSALSGKNAQGLMQLIPATAERFGVKDSWNPIQNIKGGTAYLHWLLRHFEGKVDLVLAAYNAGEGAVERYQGIPPYQETRNYVKQILAAYQKPTHPVPPQELQKNLVIEQKT, via the coding sequence ATGAACTTGAAACGCCAATCGCTACTTGCCCTGTGCTTAGGTTTCGCCGCCCAAATCGGCAACGCCCAGGATGCTGCACCAGTTAATCTGGAACAAATCCGCAAGACCGCTGCCGATTTCGAACACGGCCGCACAGTCAAACAAGATTACCATCAAGCATTTGATATGTACTGCAAGGCCGCACTGCAAGGCGATGCCGAATCAGCTTACAGCATCGGATTTATGTACTTCAACGGCCGCGGCCTAACCCGTAGCATTCCGCTAGCCAGTCATTGGTTTAAATTGGCCGCAGAGCATGGCGACACGCATGCGCAACAAATGCTGATCCGTTTTGGCGATGTCACCCCCAGTGAAGACCCAGCATGCCAACCGCAGGCACCGGAACCCGAAGTTAAACTGGTTGCCGAACCCAATCCTAAGCGCGAACTGGTCGAAGCCTGGGTTAAAGAGATTGCGCCGATTTACAGTATCGATCCACAACTGATCATGGCGGTAATTCAAGCCGAATCGGCTTTCAACCCCAGCGCACTGTCCGGCAAAAATGCCCAAGGCCTGATGCAGCTGATACCGGCAACCGCCGAACGCTTCGGGGTAAAAGACAGTTGGAATCCGATTCAAAATATAAAAGGCGGCACCGCCTATCTGCATTGGCTGCTAAGGCATTTCGAAGGCAAAGTCGATTTAGTACTGGCGGCCTATAATGCCGGCGAAGGTGCGGTAGAGCGCTATCAAGGCATCCCCCCGTATCAAGAGACCCGCAATTATGTGAAGCAAATTCTGGCGGCGTATCAAAAACCGACCCATCCGGTACCGCCGCAGGAACTGCAAAAAAACCTTGTTATTGAACAGAAAACCTAA
- a CDS encoding DUF4124 domain-containing protein, protein MRQVTNKRTPIVVLALLLAMAEPAYAKKMYRWVDENGNVYFSDQVPPDQVKHKRETLSEKARVLDVLEKAKTAEQIAQQKRLDALRKEQEKIIARQNANDKVLLSTFRSIDDMNKALSNKMASFDAGQKVIEGNIERIQQQLQQQQQQAANLERGGSKIPPKLLADIAASKQQIEAGKQELLRHQQDRQNSEKEFKADIARFQFLTQTNNTDGKPVNGDSLAASNASNELGLFVCQDAGQCEKAWKIAGEFVATNSTTGQDVESEKLIMRAAPQKDDDLSLSVSLLERDKTLQIFLDIRCRQSSMGNELCSGAKAQSIRQAFAPFIQSSLAAQQ, encoded by the coding sequence ATGCGACAAGTCACCAACAAACGCACACCGATAGTCGTTCTAGCCTTGCTGCTTGCAATGGCTGAACCGGCTTATGCCAAAAAAATGTATCGCTGGGTGGATGAAAACGGCAACGTCTATTTCTCCGATCAAGTGCCGCCCGACCAGGTAAAGCACAAACGGGAAACATTAAGCGAGAAAGCCCGCGTGCTCGATGTGCTGGAAAAAGCCAAAACCGCCGAGCAAATTGCCCAGCAAAAGCGGCTGGATGCGCTACGTAAGGAACAGGAAAAGATCATTGCCAGGCAAAATGCCAATGACAAGGTGCTGTTAAGCACGTTTCGTAGCATCGACGATATGAATAAAGCCTTGAGCAATAAAATGGCGTCCTTCGATGCCGGGCAAAAAGTGATTGAAGGCAATATCGAACGCATTCAACAGCAATTGCAGCAGCAACAGCAGCAAGCCGCCAATCTTGAGCGCGGCGGCAGCAAGATCCCACCGAAATTACTGGCGGATATTGCCGCCAGCAAACAACAGATAGAAGCTGGCAAACAAGAACTTTTGCGCCATCAACAGGACAGACAAAACAGCGAAAAAGAATTCAAAGCCGACATAGCCCGCTTTCAATTCCTCACCCAAACCAACAACACCGACGGAAAACCGGTCAATGGAGACAGCTTAGCGGCCAGTAACGCCAGCAACGAGCTAGGCCTGTTTGTTTGTCAGGACGCCGGGCAATGCGAAAAAGCCTGGAAAATCGCTGGCGAGTTTGTCGCGACTAACTCCACCACCGGTCAAGACGTGGAAAGCGAGAAGCTGATCATGCGCGCGGCTCCGCAGAAAGACGATGACTTAAGTCTGTCGGTATCGCTGCTGGAGCGAGACAAAACTTTGCAGATATTTCTGGATATCCGCTGCCGCCAATCCAGTATGGGCAACGAATTATGTTCAGGAGCAAAGGCGCAGAGCATTCGCCAGGCCTTTGCCCCTTTTATTCAATCCAGCTTAGCGGCGCAGCAATAG
- a CDS encoding phosphomannomutase/phosphoglucomutase — MGRIFSIVAGIAALMVLLAGGGAYWFSAAQVRETQQTSTTAIASGMTVSIVSQIETLQRVIDGLAQAPDVVALLASDSHNQAALDNVAIRLQNTIPQAMRVRLLPATVSEPDLTQVPNMGFADLEMVRATLTAKQKPFVQGEGEHRHLAMTAAVSQNQQAIGVILVSLKPDLLQQLITKTTVSNGYVEIKQEQAVLASVGMAELRDDEPQVMPLTNSRWSLELSIGGGTSAGDIILFSCIILIPALLGCLAFFIGYRKLADYLHHDQSSILKAAKDMMTGKQVGHYPVQLDEMRPIISTLSQFKRILEQEKSPSKAPDELGEYDFFDESFDIDFIEDSPKTAEQYASVPVSLATAPISMADQAPLSSAAPAEKSAAVAMPTVAPTAGESFADIFRTYDIRGIVGKGLTSETVRNIGRALGSEARQLNIKTIVMGRDGRLSSPGLADALAKGITEAGCDVLDTGLVPTPLLYFVTQHSEGRSGVMITGSHNPADYNGLKLVLNGETLSGDKIQQLKKRIEANDFSDGAPGSIELNSLFSNEYIGMISDDVHLVRPMKVAVDCGNGAAGQLAPILLRTMGCEVIELYCEIDGNFPNHHPDPSKPENLADLIKAVQHYEADIGVAFDGDGDRIGVVDSGGKIIWPDRQMMLYSRDVLANKPGAEIIYDVKCSRHLHDQIVKRGGRPLMWKSGHSLMKAKLKETAAALAGEMSGHIFFNDRWFGFDDALYAAARLIEILSGDMRSSSDVFADLPDSINTPELHVPMAEGEGVRFVEQLFSQAKFKDGKIINIDGMRVEFADGWGLVRASNTTPVLTVRFEADSQDAMQRIQTQFRQLMLQIKPDIKLPF; from the coding sequence ATGGGACGCATATTTAGCATAGTTGCCGGCATTGCGGCGCTGATGGTGTTATTGGCCGGCGGCGGCGCCTATTGGTTTTCGGCGGCCCAGGTTAGAGAAACCCAACAAACCAGTACCACAGCCATTGCCAGCGGTATGACAGTCAGCATCGTCAGCCAGATCGAGACGCTACAGCGGGTTATCGATGGTCTGGCGCAGGCGCCGGATGTGGTGGCGCTACTTGCCAGCGATAGTCACAATCAAGCGGCGCTGGATAACGTCGCTATCAGGCTGCAGAACACGATTCCGCAAGCGATGCGAGTGCGTTTGCTGCCGGCCACGGTCAGCGAACCGGATCTTACCCAAGTGCCGAATATGGGCTTTGCCGACTTGGAAATGGTGCGCGCCACGCTGACCGCCAAGCAAAAGCCGTTCGTGCAAGGTGAGGGCGAGCATCGGCATTTGGCGATGACAGCGGCTGTCAGCCAAAATCAGCAGGCAATCGGCGTGATTTTGGTCAGTTTAAAACCTGATTTGTTGCAACAGTTGATTACCAAGACTACCGTCAGTAATGGCTATGTGGAGATCAAGCAAGAGCAGGCCGTATTGGCCAGTGTCGGTATGGCGGAGTTGAGGGACGACGAGCCGCAAGTGATGCCGTTGACTAACAGCCGGTGGTCGTTGGAGCTCTCGATTGGTGGCGGCACCAGTGCAGGCGACATCATTTTATTTTCCTGCATTATCCTGATCCCGGCCTTGTTGGGTTGTCTGGCGTTTTTTATTGGTTATCGTAAATTGGCCGACTATCTGCACCACGATCAAAGTAGTATTTTAAAGGCTGCCAAGGACATGATGACCGGCAAGCAGGTTGGCCACTATCCTGTGCAACTGGATGAGATGCGGCCGATCATTTCTACCTTGTCCCAGTTCAAACGTATCTTGGAACAAGAAAAAAGCCCGAGTAAAGCACCTGACGAATTGGGTGAATATGACTTTTTTGACGAGTCGTTCGACATCGATTTTATCGAAGACTCACCCAAAACAGCCGAACAATATGCCAGTGTGCCGGTGAGCCTGGCGACGGCGCCGATCAGCATGGCCGATCAGGCCCCGCTTAGTTCGGCGGCTCCCGCCGAGAAATCGGCAGCCGTAGCGATGCCGACTGTCGCGCCGACGGCGGGGGAGTCATTTGCCGATATTTTTCGGACTTACGATATTCGCGGTATCGTCGGCAAGGGATTGACCTCGGAAACTGTGAGAAATATCGGTCGGGCTTTAGGTAGCGAAGCCAGGCAGTTGAATATCAAAACTATCGTCATGGGCAGGGATGGACGATTATCCAGCCCGGGCTTAGCCGACGCGTTGGCAAAAGGCATTACAGAAGCAGGTTGCGATGTGTTGGACACAGGCCTGGTACCGACGCCACTGCTGTATTTTGTCACCCAGCACAGCGAAGGCCGCAGTGGCGTGATGATTACCGGTAGCCACAACCCGGCGGACTATAACGGCCTTAAACTGGTTTTGAACGGCGAAACCTTATCTGGCGACAAGATTCAACAACTGAAAAAACGCATCGAAGCCAACGATTTTAGCGACGGAGCTCCTGGTTCCATTGAGTTGAATAGCCTATTCAGTAACGAATATATCGGCATGATCTCCGACGATGTGCATTTGGTCAGACCGATGAAAGTGGCTGTCGATTGCGGCAATGGTGCGGCCGGACAATTGGCCCCCATCCTGTTACGAACCATGGGTTGTGAAGTTATCGAGTTGTATTGCGAGATTGATGGCAACTTTCCTAATCATCATCCCGATCCCAGCAAGCCGGAAAATCTGGCTGATCTGATTAAGGCCGTGCAGCATTACGAGGCGGATATCGGTGTGGCCTTTGATGGCGATGGCGACCGGATCGGCGTGGTCGATTCCGGTGGTAAAATCATTTGGCCGGATCGGCAAATGATGCTCTATTCCCGTGATGTGTTGGCGAATAAGCCCGGAGCGGAAATTATTTACGATGTGAAATGCTCCCGGCATTTGCACGATCAAATTGTTAAGCGCGGCGGACGGCCATTGATGTGGAAAAGCGGTCATTCCCTGATGAAAGCCAAGCTCAAGGAAACGGCGGCAGCACTGGCAGGCGAGATGAGCGGGCATATTTTCTTCAACGACCGCTGGTTTGGTTTCGATGATGCCTTGTATGCGGCGGCGCGCTTGATCGAAATTTTGTCTGGCGATATGCGCAGTAGTAGCGACGTATTTGCCGATCTGCCTGACAGTATCAATACGCCGGAACTGCATGTGCCGATGGCCGAAGGCGAAGGCGTGCGCTTCGTGGAACAGCTATTCAGCCAGGCCAAATTCAAAGACGGCAAGATTATCAATATCGACGGCATGCGTGTTGAATTTGCCGACGGCTGGGGACTGGTCAGAGCCTCGAATACTACGCCGGTATTGACAGTACGTTTCGAAGCGGATAGCCAGGACGCGATGCAGCGTATTCAAACTCAATTCAGGCAGCTGATGCTGCAAATCAAACCCGACATCAAACTTCCTTTTTAA
- a CDS encoding YggT family protein codes for MGSNYMTDPIVFLIDTLFSLYILAVALRFLLQWTQADFYNPVSQFLVKITHPPLRILRRFIPAIGRIDSSSLVLALLLQIVANFSILAIKGLSVSFVALTLLSFTDLLKMLIDIFVYAIFAGAILSWFAPGSYGSASSILYSLTDPLLNVCRKVLPDLGGIDLSPLVALVLLQLAKMMILPPLHQLVSLLG; via the coding sequence ATGGGCAGTAATTATATGACCGACCCGATAGTGTTCCTGATAGACACATTGTTTTCCTTGTATATTTTGGCGGTGGCATTACGCTTCTTGCTGCAATGGACCCAGGCCGATTTTTACAACCCGGTATCGCAATTTCTGGTGAAAATCACCCACCCGCCATTGCGGATTTTGCGCCGTTTTATTCCTGCCATCGGCCGCATAGATAGCTCTTCCCTAGTGCTGGCGTTGTTGCTGCAAATAGTCGCCAACTTTTCGATACTGGCTATTAAAGGCTTATCGGTCAGTTTTGTGGCATTGACGCTATTGTCGTTTACCGACTTATTGAAAATGCTGATCGATATTTTCGTTTACGCCATTTTTGCCGGCGCCATCCTGAGCTGGTTCGCCCCCGGCAGTTATGGCTCCGCCTCGTCGATTTTGTACAGTTTGACCGATCCGCTGTTGAATGTGTGCCGCAAGGTTTTACCCGACCTGGGCGGCATAGACTTATCGCCGCTGGTGGCGCTGGTATTGTTGCAACTGGCAAAAATGATGATTTTACCGCCCTTGCATCAATTGGTCAGCCTACTGGGCTAA
- the coaBC gene encoding bifunctional phosphopantothenoylcysteine decarboxylase/phosphopantothenate--cysteine ligase CoaBC, protein MNINKRILLGVCGGIAAYKAAELVRLLRKQGHEVRVVMTAAGRQFVTPLTFQALSGHAVHSDLLDVEQEQAMSHIHLARWADLLLIAPATADMLAKMTHGLADDLLSTLYLAAECPVFVAPAMNQAMWAKLVTQENIARLQSHGVHFIGPAAGEQACGEQGLGRMLEPADICRQVLGPEPPGFLSGFNIVISAGPTLEPLDPVRYITNRSSGKMGYALAGAALSAGANVTLVSGPVNLAAPAGAKLIPVETALQMYDAVIEHCRLTDIYIGAAAVADYRPQQLADGKIKKAGDTSNIALVKNPDIIAAVADLQPKPLVVGFAAETDDLENYAKHKLQSKNLDLIAANWVGQAEGGFESDRNALQVFWPGGQQILPMTDKHTLAAQLLKLIAEKLHEKNPVKNS, encoded by the coding sequence ATGAACATTAACAAGCGAATTTTGTTGGGGGTTTGCGGTGGTATCGCGGCATATAAAGCGGCGGAACTGGTGCGCTTGTTGCGTAAGCAAGGCCATGAAGTTCGCGTGGTGATGACCGCCGCCGGCCGCCAGTTTGTCACGCCGCTGACGTTTCAGGCCTTGAGCGGCCATGCCGTGCATAGCGATTTGCTGGATGTCGAGCAGGAACAGGCCATGAGTCACATCCATTTGGCGCGCTGGGCGGACCTGTTGCTGATTGCGCCGGCGACCGCCGATATGTTGGCGAAAATGACGCATGGTTTGGCGGACGATTTGTTATCTACCTTATACCTTGCGGCCGAATGCCCGGTATTCGTTGCGCCGGCGATGAATCAGGCGATGTGGGCTAAGTTGGTAACGCAAGAAAATATTGCCAGATTGCAAAGCCACGGCGTGCATTTTATTGGCCCTGCGGCTGGTGAGCAGGCTTGTGGCGAGCAAGGCTTGGGGCGGATGCTGGAGCCGGCCGATATTTGTCGGCAAGTGCTGGGGCCTGAGCCGCCCGGCTTTCTGTCAGGCTTTAATATAGTCATTAGTGCCGGACCGACGCTTGAGCCGCTTGATCCGGTGCGTTACATCACTAACCGAAGCTCCGGCAAAATGGGGTATGCCTTGGCGGGCGCAGCCCTGTCAGCCGGCGCCAACGTGACATTGGTCAGTGGTCCGGTGAACTTAGCAGCGCCGGCCGGAGCCAAACTTATTCCGGTGGAAACAGCTCTGCAAATGTATGATGCGGTGATCGAGCATTGCCGGCTGACGGATATTTACATTGGCGCTGCGGCGGTAGCGGATTACCGTCCGCAACAGCTGGCTGACGGCAAGATAAAAAAGGCTGGCGACACCAGCAATATAGCCTTGGTAAAAAATCCGGATATCATCGCCGCAGTGGCTGATTTGCAACCAAAGCCCTTGGTAGTGGGATTTGCCGCGGAAACTGACGATCTGGAAAATTACGCCAAACACAAGCTGCAAAGCAAAAATCTGGACCTGATCGCCGCGAATTGGGTAGGGCAGGCTGAAGGCGGTTTCGAGAGTGATCGCAATGCCTTGCAAGTATTTTGGCCGGGTGGTCAACAAATCCTGCCGATGACCGATAAACATACCTTAGCCGCACAGCTGCTTAAACTGATAGCCGAGAAATTGCATGAAAAAAATCCAGTTAAAAATTCTTGA
- the argB gene encoding acetylglutamate kinase, with the protein MKEKNAHQIAHVLIEALPYIQKFKGKTVVIKFGGNAMVDDALKHSFARDIVLMKLVGINPIVVHGGGPQIGDLLKRLGKTSEFIDGMRVTDSETMDVVEMVLGGLVNKEIVNMINMQGGKAVGLTGKDGNFIHARKINMTKAGATLEDAPEIIDLGHVGEVSSIDPAVVEMLGNSDFIPVIAPIGVGKDGHSYNINADLVAGKVAEVLKAEKLMLLTNIPGIMDRQGNLLTGLTLTDIDNLIADGTISGGMIPKTRCGTDALKGGVTSVHIIDGRVEHAVLLELFTDQGVGTLLLRR; encoded by the coding sequence ATGAAAGAAAAAAACGCGCACCAGATTGCCCACGTACTTATCGAAGCCTTGCCTTATATTCAAAAATTCAAAGGCAAAACCGTAGTGATTAAATTCGGCGGTAATGCGATGGTCGACGATGCGTTGAAACACAGTTTCGCCCGTGACATCGTTTTGATGAAGCTGGTGGGTATTAATCCCATCGTGGTGCACGGCGGCGGTCCGCAAATTGGCGACTTGTTAAAACGCTTGGGTAAAACCTCCGAGTTTATCGACGGTATGCGCGTTACCGACAGCGAAACCATGGATGTGGTGGAAATGGTGTTGGGCGGCCTAGTCAATAAAGAGATCGTGAATATGATCAATATGCAGGGCGGCAAGGCCGTGGGGCTGACCGGTAAGGACGGAAATTTCATCCACGCCCGTAAAATCAATATGACAAAGGCCGGTGCGACTTTGGAGGATGCACCGGAAATTATCGATCTGGGTCATGTCGGCGAAGTCAGCAGTATCGATCCGGCGGTGGTGGAGATGTTGGGTAACAGCGATTTCATTCCGGTGATCGCGCCGATCGGCGTGGGTAAGGACGGACACTCCTACAACATCAATGCGGATCTGGTGGCAGGTAAGGTTGCCGAAGTGCTAAAGGCTGAAAAGCTGATGTTATTGACCAATATCCCCGGCATTATGGATAGACAGGGCAATTTGCTGACTGGTCTGACCTTAACCGATATTGATAATCTGATCGCTGACGGCACTATTTCCGGGGGAATGATTCCGAAAACCCGCTGCGGTACTGATGCCTTAAAGGGCGGCGTGACCAGTGTGCATATCATCGACGGTCGGGTCGAGCACGCGGTGTTGCTGGAGCTTTTTACCGATCAGGGCGTTGGTACTCTATTGCTGCGCCGCTAA
- the proC gene encoding pyrroline-5-carboxylate reductase encodes MKTKTIGFIGGGNMATSLISGLIASGHSPQQIWVSDTAPATLQAHADQLHVNTTASNETVVNEVEVVVLAVKPQILRDVALQIAPCLKQKNVLVVSIAAGISQQSLSKWLGSEVAIVRCMPNTPALVQTGATALHANANVDEEQKDLAENILRAVGLALWVNDESQLDAVTAVSGSGPAYFFLLMEAMEKAALELGLDERSARLLIQQTALGAAKIALESSESPTQLRVRVTSPGGTTQQAIETFVQNGFVELVAKALHAAKDRSIEMSKQLGAD; translated from the coding sequence ATGAAAACAAAAACAATCGGTTTTATTGGTGGCGGCAACATGGCGACCAGTCTAATCAGCGGCTTGATTGCCAGCGGTCATTCACCGCAGCAGATCTGGGTATCGGATACCGCGCCCGCCACGTTGCAGGCTCACGCCGATCAACTTCACGTGAATACTACCGCCAGTAATGAGACAGTCGTTAACGAAGTCGAAGTGGTGGTGCTGGCAGTTAAACCGCAAATACTGCGTGACGTTGCTTTGCAAATCGCCCCCTGTCTGAAGCAAAAAAATGTGCTGGTAGTATCGATTGCCGCCGGCATTTCGCAGCAAAGTCTATCCAAATGGCTAGGCAGCGAAGTCGCTATTGTGCGCTGCATGCCTAATACTCCGGCATTGGTGCAAACCGGCGCAACAGCATTGCACGCCAACGCGAATGTAGACGAGGAACAAAAAGATCTAGCTGAAAACATTCTACGCGCAGTCGGGTTGGCGTTGTGGGTAAACGACGAAAGCCAACTCGACGCCGTAACTGCGGTATCGGGCAGCGGGCCGGCTTATTTTTTTCTGCTGATGGAAGCGATGGAAAAAGCCGCCCTGGAATTGGGCCTGGACGAACGCTCAGCGAGACTGCTGATTCAGCAAACAGCACTGGGCGCCGCCAAAATTGCGCTGGAATCGTCCGAATCGCCCACCCAATTGCGCGTCAGAGTTACCTCACCGGGCGGCACCACTCAACAAGCTATAGAAACGTTTGTGCAAAACGGTTTTGTCGAACTGGTTGCCAAAGCCTTACATGCCGCCAAAGACCGTTCGATTGAAATGTCAAAACAACTGGGAGCCGACTAA